ACTAccatccagaatttttttttcctaattgaaatagggtcttatgtactttttgcctgggctggccttgaattgatatctttctgattagctaggagcgtcctgagtagctaggattacatgagtatGTTCCTATGCCCagcttagcattttttttaatgtgagaaaaACCCAAACAATATGAAATTTTCCATTCTAACCTTTTTTGTTGTAGCTgtgctagtgtttgaactcagggcctcagggttgctaggcaggtatattattacttgagtcatgctcccagatctcaactatttttaaatgtatggtcTGTAGCATTCAGCACACTCACATTGTTGTGAAATAGATCTCTTAAGTTTTCATCTTGCAAATATGAAATGCTATATCCATTAAACAACAGCTTGCATCCCCTACAATAATATTTCTAGCATTTTTATACTCACCCTAGGCAGGGTTCTTAAGTGTCTTACCTATCACAGAGAGACTAACAGTATGTTATGTATCTGTCTCCTCCATTAGATTTTGGGTTTTGTGAAGACTAGGGCTTCCATATATTTCATAGTACCTAGCATAATGCCTGGCATATAGTAAATATTCAATGAGTATTCCTGGAGCTGATTGTGACAtttaccatttatttccatagatTACTTTATTCCCTTATATATACTTTTATGTATAGGTGACcatgtgacttttttgttgttgttgtggggcttgaactcagagcttgggcactgtccctgatctctttgctcaagactggcactctaccacttgagctgcagcgctacttctggctttttctgtttatgtggtactgaggaatcgaacttagggcttcatacatgcaaggcaagcactctaccactaagttgcaTTTGCAGCCCTGATTCTTATTTTTGTATGGgtacatgtgtctgtgtgtttatgtgtatgtgctggtcttgggccttgaactcagggcctaggcactatccctgaggtttcttttgcttaaggttagttctctaccatttgagccacagctccacttctggcttttgggtagttaattgtagataagagtctcgaagattttcctgcctgagctggctttgagctgcaacagtcacatctcagcttcctgagtagttagtattcattaacaagaatgagccactgacaccagcttTGATTCTTAGTTTGCTTGTGGTGTTGGGAATGTGCTTCAGGGCTTTGTACAAACTTAGCAAGGGGtcttaccactgaactacatccccggCCCTTGGAACTCactttatagcccaggctggcctcaaactcaaatcCTCCTAACTCTACTTCCttagtgttgggattacaggtgtacaccaccacgCCTAGCTTGAATGGTTGCTTTTAGAGCAGGTGCAGATGTAGAGATGAGTGAGATAACCAACTCCTCCCCATTTTGTTGATCCTTGCCAGGTATATAATGAGTTCATTCTGCCCTCTGAGCGAGATGGATTCCTGAGCCGGATCCGGGAGATTATCCAGCGAGTGGAAACCCTGTTGAAGAGAGATAATGGTGCCACAGAGGCGGCTGAAGAGGCACTAACCTCCCAGGTCAGGCCTCTGGGCATGTCCAGGAGAAATAGTTGCTCTCAACAGATCTTGGAATAGGACTAATTCCTTTTCATCTCTGGAACTATAAAACAGTGGCTCTTAGCCACTATGAGAATATGAAGAAAGCCATGGATTCTTGGTCTAGAAAAATGTGTTGAATGCATACTCTCAATTCCTTGTTTTGAAACAGTTTCAGACTTGCAGAGAAAAGTTGCAATCATTGTAGGGAGAGCTTCTGAATACCCTTTGCCCAGATTTGCCAATGGTGTTTTTCTGACTAGCTTTACTGTTCTTCGTCTCGtccctctgtgtgtatgtattcatatTATCCTTCTGGATCACTTGAGAGTAAGTTGGCAGATCATATGCTCCTTTACCCCTAAATATTTCAGCATATATACTTAAGCTGTTTGACAGTCACATCTGAGTCCTAAAGGCTCACAGGTCCTAGCTGAAGAGTCTTAGCCTGAAACTTTCCATCTAAGACTCAGTTTTTCCCACAGTGACTGGGGGTCACTTTTTCTCCCTCAGGAGTCAGCACCCCTGCCTGCCCTCCCAGGCTCCCTCCCTGACCCATCCAGTGGTATGTACTGAGTTCTAATCCTGCCCGGTTGCTGGGAAAAGTACAGGGTATGCAGGACTGGATTCTCaatgctccctcctccccagcagaGCTCCAGAGCAGTACTTCCCTGGAACAGAACTGGGCAACCTTCTCCACCTCCCTACCTTCTCCCGGAACCCCTGCGTCTCCTGGAAGCCCATTTTCCCCTGGAGCCGCCATCTTCCCAGGCCCCATGTTTCCTATCACTTCTCCCCCATGTCATTCTAGCCCCTCCCTATTCTCCCAGATCCCCCCAAGTCCCTTCCCACACCTCCCCAGCTCTccacctccattctcccccaatCCCTCTGAGTTTTCATACCCGTCCTCTCCATTTCCCCCAAGTTCCCTCTCCACCAGTTCTCCCCCTCTATTCTCTCCTAGTAGTTCTCAGGTCACTCTTaatccttttcctctctgtccctcccctcccccacttcctgccACCACAGcagcccctctcctctctctggctAGTGCCTTCTCTCTGGCTGTAATGACTGTGGCCCAGTCTCTACTGGCCCCCTCCCCTGGGCTTCTTTCCCAGGCTCCCCCGTCTGCTCCTGGTCCTCTGCCTAGCctgcccctgccctctccccctccttttgCTCCTTGTGGTCAGGAGAGCCTTTTACCCCAAACAGCTGAGATGGAGAATGAGGTGAGTAGGAAATCAAGTCCTCTTGACTTGttgtaaaggggggaggggaacgcAGTGGTTCCATTTTGGATTATTTCCCATCTCATGAATCCATATTTTGTAGGCCTCCCCAAATCCTGCTCAGCCATTCATGGGTGAAGCCAGACTAGCACCCATCTCTGAAGGTGAGGCCTCTGATCAGTGACCTTCTCCTGGCTATTATTCCCAACCTGCTTTCTATGTTTCCAGATTCCTCCCATCCTCCATGCCTCCCTTCCTTGTCTCCCTGCAGAGGGAAAGCCCCAACTGGTGGGGCGTTTCCAAGTGACTTCATCCAAGGAACCAGATGAGTCTCTTCCCCTTCAACCACCATCCCCAGCTTTCTCCAGTTCTATAAAGCTTCCGACCCCTCCCCTGACCTCAGAGAGCTCAGACACAGAAGACAGCACTGGAGGCAGGCCAGAGACCAGGGAGGCTCTGGCTGAGAGTGACCGCGCAGCCGAGGGCCTGGGAGATGGAGTCGAGGAGAATGGTGACTATGGGAAGGAACCGGGAGCTGGGTGCAGCTCCCCACCCCTGAGCCATCCCAGCCCAGTGTGGATGAACTACTCCTGTAGCAGCCTGTGTCTGAGCAGTGAGGAGTCAGAGAGCAGTGGAGAGGATGAAGAGTTCTGGGCTGAGCTGCAGAATCTTCAGCAAAAGTGAGTCGGGGGAAGATGGCagagccagaggtggaactgggAGAGCCAAGTATCTGGCTAGCCCCTCTCATGGCTCTTGTGCACCCTCAGGCACTTGTCAGAAGTGGAGGCACTACAGACactacagaaaaaggaaattgaggACCTGTACAGGCAGCTTGGGAAGCAGCCCCCGCCGGGTATCGTGGCCCCAGCTGCCATGCTATCCAGCCGTCAGCGCCGCCTCTCCAAGGGCAGCTTCCCCACCTCCCGTCGCAACAGTCTGCAGCGCTCCGAGCCCCCTGGCCCTGGTGAGACTGCAGCCACCTAGCTTCATCTACTGACTTGGTTTTCTTCCAGGCCCTAGGGGTCTGCCCCTTTCCCTCACTTAGTGCTCTCCCTCCCCGTCCTGCTCCCAGGCATCATGCGAAGGAACTCTCTGAGTGGCAGCAGCACCGGCTCCCAGGAGCAGCGGGCAAGCAAGGGGGTGACATTCGCCGGGGATATTGGCAGGATGGTGAGGGCGGGCCCAAGAGAGGGAGAGCCCAGGGAATGGTAACCGGCAGCAGTGTCACCTTCCGCCCACCTTGGAGATTTCTTTAGcactttttttcctcctctagtGAATTCAGAACAGAAGCTATATGTCTCCTCCATACCAGGGCCCACCACGGCGCTTGTGCTCTGATGCTTTTCTGACCAGCTCAATTCAGCAAGGAAGACCCCAGCACTGAGGGGGGAGAAGGTCAAAGGGTACGAAGAGTGTGGCTATATTACACCTGAAGACTCAAATATGTAGGAACTATTTCCTGTGTTGGAAGTGCCTGTTCTGCAGCCTACTGCCTTCACCTGCCAGCCCTTCCCCAGCCAAGGGTCAACCACTAAGCAATCCCACCCAAGCTTCTTGAGGGCCCATTCCCAGCTGGGAGAGTAGGAGGTGTGCTCAATGTCAGAATTAGCAGCAgacaattataaataaattactgGAAATAAGGATGTGAATCTGTATCAAGTCATGCCTTAGGAACTGGGAGCAAAGACTTGTGGAGGTGAAGCAGGGAAAGACTTAGAAAGGACTCTGTCCACAATAGCAGACAAGGTGGAATCTGCCCAGCCTGCTGGCTTCCTGCCACTAAGTCATGAGGAAACTGTAAGGCCAATGATCCACTTGGCCAGGCTAAGATACCCTCCAGACCCAATCCTAGGCCTGTATAGGCAGGCACTTAGTGAAAGTtaaaagaatgattattcatcTTAGTCTTCATCCCCCTAGCTAGCGATGGGAAAAGGCACTGAAGTtagctttagtgtgctcttgagGGTAAAGGACAGAAGAGTGACCTTCCTTCCTCTAGTTCAGTCTCAAACAGCCCAGTATTCTCTCCTTTAAATCAGGTGGAAAGATCTCACGGAAAAAATAATTCTAGTTAAACATTTACAGCTACCTGGGGCAAGGCCACAACTGTAGCTACAGCCCGTGGAGCTTTCCAGCATAAAGTGCCATGTGTCTCTCCACCCCCACACATTAGCTTGGCTTCAGGAGATATGACTCAGTTTATTATTCTTAACTTGACCCTGTCTTTCCCATTTTATACTCCAACCACTGCCCCAAAATTGCCACACCCACTCCCGTTACAGTTGGGCccctgggagaaaaatggagtaaATCACAAAGGCAGAAAGTTACGGAGCTAAGGTTGCACACCTTTCAAACAAGAAACAAAGGAGCGGACTCTAGTAGTACAGTGCATGGGAAATGGGAAATGTCTGTTGGTAGTGGCCAACAATGCACAGTCTCTGGCTTCTTGGACAAAACATGCTCCAAAGTTAGTAAGTGGGCCCAATGATGCTGTGAGCAAAATATCAATTTCTACAGGGTCCTGGGGCACCATCCACCATGTAAAGGGATCCAGCAGGTTGAAGATATGCAATGATCATCCAGTTCAGGGTCCTGATGCTCTCTCAAGAGCTCGGGCGCGGGCAGCTTTGGCTTCATCTTCCAGTTCATCTAGGAAACGCTCCTGGGATACTGAGTAGAAGGTGTAACCATCTGGAGAGATGCATTGAGGAAACTGTTCGCAAATACACACATTCTCTTTGCCTACCACCCCTGTTATTCTCCCCAGTTAGTGATTATGGAATCCTGCCctctgttcttcttcttctttttttttttttttggccagtcgtgggccttggactccgggcctgagcactgtccctggcttctttttgctcaaggctagcactctgccacttgagctacagcaccacttctggccgttttctgtatatgtggtgttggggaattgaacccagagcctcatgtatatgaggcaggcactcttgccactaggccatttccccagcccctctctgttcTTTTTGAGCCCTGACTGCAACTCCATTAGTACTAAATCATATTAAAAGAGCACCCATTAGAAATAaggttagccaggcactggtggttcatgcccataatcctagctactcgggaggctaaggtctgaggatggtggctcaaagccagcccaggcaggaaaggctctttaaccaccagaaaaatggaagtggagctgtggctcaaactggtagagtgctagtcttaagcaaaagagctcaaagacagccccaggccttgagctgaagccccCACGACCCGGCAGGGGAAGGGGGTGTGGAAAGAaagacataggggctgggaatatggcttagtggtagagtgcttgcctagcatgcatgaagccctgggttcgattcctcagcaccacataaacagaaaaagccggaagtggccctggggCCCAACTGGTAgggcgctagctttgagcaaaaaagaagccagggacagtgcccaggccctgagttcaagtcccaggactgcccaaaaatgAGTTTGAGAGAGAAGAAATAACAAGGTTAGGTATTCACCCCAGTTTATCCTACATTAAACTTCCGGTTCAACTCTCCTATACAGTTCAGTCCCCCTGCCCCATTCCCACAAGCAGTACAGCCAGGACGGATACAAATAGCCAACACCACCGCCCCGATGCCAAGCCCGGTCACGATGTTTCGGGTCCGCCGCTGTGACATCATCTTCTGCCACTGGGCAAGCTGCACCTGCCGCATGAAATGCAGTTGTGCTGGCGTCAGTTTGTCCCGCATCGGGTCGATGCGCTGAGCGAATGGGGCCTTTTCATTTTTCGCATCCAGCGGCTCACCAGCTCCGGGCGCCACCATGTTGCCGCGCCGCCCTTCGCAGACCCTGGGCGCTGGGTTCGCTGGGAGTCGTAGTCCTTGGTCACCGCGAGGGATGCTGGGAGTTGTAGTGCTGGGCTAGAGCCCAGGCTTTCCGCCCTAGAGGAAGAGCTGGAAAAGCGGGAAGCGGCTCGCTTTCTCATTGGCCGAGGGGTCCGCAGGGCCGTTGGAGCGTGGAAAGCTGGGGAATTCGAGGCTGAGCTGGGCCCTAGGTTTTTGCCAGACTTGAGGGGAGAACGGACACGTTAGTAGGTGGCGAGGAACACGGGTGGACGGTGGAGTGAGGCTAAAATGGCCGGTTTATGGATCCAGTGAATTGTCGCAGCGCACCGGAAGGCTTGAATATGGACCGGCTCCTGAGGCCCAGAGTGGGCGCGGTCAGTGACTTCCAGTTTGGAGCTGTTGCCACGGAAACCATCGAAGACACTCTGCTTCACTTGGCTCAGCAGAACCAGCAAGCAGTGCAGGAGGCTGCCGGACGCATGGGCAGCTTCAGGGAGACCCGCATCGTGGGTGTGAATGCAGGGACCGGGAGGCTGGGTTGATGGGAATCTTTGAGGCACTGATCTTAAGATGCAGTGTGTATTTATTCTCTCATATAATTCATTCCAGGCCCTGGGGTTACAGTGATTTAACAAGGGACACTAGCACCCCATCTTAGGTCTCTTCATGTTTTACGCACTTGTTAGTGACACTAACCGATGAACAAAGAATGGGGGGACAGTAGGGCAAATGGGCAAATGCTAGGTACAAATGTAGTTACACGAATAGCATAAAAGACAAGGTGATGGGAAGAACTGGGCGAGTGGTCCAATTGTGGCATTTGAGGTAGATCTTGAATGAAGGGTGGCATTTTGGTTGGGTGTAGGTTGCAGAAAGGGACAACATTTCTAAAACAGGATGGCATGAGTAAAGCTTAAAGACTGGGGGATGTATAGGTACAGTATCGTCCAAATTGGCCAGAGCATGTGGAAGAGTAGTTGAACTTAAGAACCAACAGGATGTTTGGAGACATCCCAAGTGGAAATATGAGCAGCAAGAGGGGAGGAATTTATATACTTGGTTTAGTAGGAAAGTGTAAAGACATTGAATGTTTTAAAGTAAGGGAACATGGTGGCTCTAACTTTTGCcttggtaacatttttttttttggccagtcctgggacctgggctcagggcctgagcactgtccctggcttcttttttgctcaaggctaacactctgccacttgagccacagcgccccttctggccattttctatatatgtggtgctggggaattgaacccagggcctcatgtataagaggcaagcactcttgccactaggccatattcccagccccgtaaaaATTTTTTGATGTGATGTAAAGGGTAGATTTAATTGGGACAGGAGGGAGACAGACCAGTAGAGCCTATGTTGGTAGCCTACATCAtgatagaggaaagaaaataaggagggaggttgtggtgtatatataccaaggaagtgatgctgtgggtcaaagtggtagagtgctagccttgagcaaaagagcccagggacagcacccaggccactacttcaagccccatggctgacaaaaagaagaataaagaaaaaaattcagagccaggtgctgatgcctcctgcctgtaattctagtcactcaggaggctgagatctgaatatcatagttttaagccagcctgggtgggaaaatcattgggactctttatctccaataagctacactctccccaaaaaagccagaagtggagctgtggctcaagtagtagaatgctagcctttagcaacagtagctcagggacagcactcaggccctgagttcaagccccaggtctggcacatacacaaaaaagcagacaaaaacatttcagaaacaaaactgatttagatgaatttaagaaatgaaaatgggaaaGCTAATTATGCCAAAGGACTGAGTCTCAGAGACTAGGTATATATCTAtaccattaacacacacacacacgtactcacACACTACacactacaaaataaaagaaaatatggctTTTGTTTGGGAAAAAAATTGCTTTGGGTTTGGATCTGCTGGTTTTATGGCACTTGAAAAATATCTAGAGGAAGGTTTCTAGCAGGCTGCTTAATAAGGttagatttatatttatatatgtgtgtgtatatacatatatacacacacaaatatatttgccagtcctgcggcttgaactcaggacctaagcactgttcctgagcttcttttgctcaaggctaccacttgagcaacagcgccacttctgtctttttctgtttatgtggtactgaggaatgaaacccagggcttcatccatgcatgcatgcaagcactctacccactaagccacattcccagctcctaaaactaaaaaaattttgAGTTATCTTCATAATGATATTGTTTAAAACTGTGGCAGAGATGAATTcctagaaggagaaaaaaaaaagaaagttaaggaTTGTTCCTTGGGAAACATTTTGTGTTCATCAATTAGAGTAGAAGAGTTATGGGGGAACTAAAAGTAGTTAGGAAGACAAAACAAACCAAGGACTTTCGGGAGCCCACAGAAGTTTCCAGAAGGATCAGATTAAAAGTTCCATAtgcaagctgggaatgtggcctagtggtagagtgctagccttgagcaaaaagaagccagggacagtgctcaggccctaaattcaagccccaggactggcaaaaagacaaaataaaaagttccagATGCTTCTGGAATATCAACAGAAATGAGGATTGTAAAAAGGCCATGATAAAGGATTGTAGTTCCAacgcagcccaggcagcaaagtctatgagactcttatctccatttaactaccagaaaactggaagtggcattgtgggtcagaatggtagagcactagccttgaggaaaagagctcaggaacagtgccccaagttcaagccccacaactgacaataaaaaaaaacaaccaaacacacacacacacacacacacacacacacacacacacataatatttAGCAATTTGGAATAATTGTGCATGCAAATACAAAtcccgggccttgaacttgggacctgggcactgtctcagggatcctgaaatctcagcttcctgagtaggtaggattacaagtgtaagccaccactgcccagcattTGCTGATTTCTTAGATGATCATTTTAGCAAACTGAGAAAGGTAAAAGTTGAACTGCAGAATATTAGGGAGTGATAAAGTAGAAGCAGCAGGTGTGTAAACCAGGCTTTCAAGAAATTtaccagtgggctgggaatgtggtttaatggtagagtgcttgcctagcatgcacaaagcccctgtgttcgattcctcagtatcacatacacagaaaaagtcgcaagtggcacagtggctcaagttgtagagcattagccttgagcacagaggggctcaaggacagaacccaggccccgagttcaagccccaggaccggcaataaataaataaggaaagaaagaaagaaagagagaaagaaagaaagaaagaaagaaaaagaaaaagaaaagaaatttaccaATGATGGGATGGATAAAACTGGAGCCCAACCTAAATGAAGATACTAGAGGGGCAGAGTCTTTCTCCAATACTAGAATATTGAGTACTTTTGTAACTAGAGCAGGGAGAGTCAGTAGTGAGGGGAagatgtaaaagcattttccattCCACCAAATCCAAGCTGTTTcattggaaaattaaaatgtaaaacatacagagagagagagagagagagagagagagagagagagagagagagagagagagagagagagagaaataaagcctTAAGTCCAGCACCTAAAAGGACTGGCTTTTAATACACATTTATATGGCCTAgggaattttgctttttttttttttttttttttttttggccagtcctgggccttggactcagggcctgagcactgtccctggcttcttcccgctcaaggctagcattccgccacttgagccacagcgccgcttctggccgttttctgtatatgtggtgctggggaatcgaacctagggcctcgtgtatccgaggcaggcactcttgccactaggctatatccccagcccgctgatTTTCTTAATTCCTGCACTGGACCATTGCTAGTGGGGGCTGTGGTTCCTATAACTATATGGCAATAATACtaaggttttgaattcagggctccaTGCTAGCTAGGTGGGAGCTGTTATCAAGCAACCCCCTCCAGCCCTgagtttgctggttaatttatgACATAGGATCTTTCTCCCTGTCCCAATGTGTACCTGAGTGTGATCCAATTAGGCTTCCAATTGTAACTAGGATATCGTGGGAGTCACCACATCCAACTCTCTGTTATGAAGAGGTCTTGGCCCACCTCTTCAGGAGACAGAGACCTAGAGAATCACAGTTTTAAGCTAGCCAGATAGAAAAGGTCCtccaaaaacaatccaaaaataatcaacaaaatgccagacttgaggtatggctcaagtgatagagtgcaaacTGTGAGtaagaaaaccaagcaagagtttgtggctctgagtttaagctctggtACTGACACAT
This sequence is a window from Perognathus longimembris pacificus isolate PPM17 chromosome 17, ASM2315922v1, whole genome shotgun sequence. Protein-coding genes within it:
- the LOC125366403 gene encoding cytochrome c oxidase assembly factor 3 homolog, mitochondrial yields the protein MVAPGAGEPLDAKNEKAPFAQRIDPMRDKLTPAQLHFMRQVQLAQWQKMMSQRRTRNIVTGLGIGAVVLAIYGYTFYSVSQERFLDELEDEAKAARARALERASGP